One window from the genome of Fulvivirga lutea encodes:
- a CDS encoding HAD family hydrolase, with protein sequence MKFKHIIFDCDGVLVDSEIVAAEVMAPVLSTFGLSITVKHYLANYTGKTFRHIFEQFKIDQRVDIDMLIKNVEERVYSDIRPVDGIVEVVKSIELPKSVVSNSGLSQIKHAVESVELSEQFLFQFSSSQVSMPKPSPEVYLYASKKLELKPQDCLVIEDSISGCTAALEAGMTVIGFCGGKHITPKHKVLLKELGVHDLALNSKELNQKISKMTKSESV encoded by the coding sequence ATGAAGTTCAAACATATTATTTTTGACTGTGATGGTGTGCTTGTAGATAGCGAAATTGTTGCTGCTGAAGTAATGGCCCCGGTATTAAGCACTTTTGGTTTGTCCATAACTGTAAAACACTATTTAGCTAATTATACAGGCAAAACCTTCAGACATATATTTGAGCAATTTAAGATTGATCAGCGAGTGGATATTGATATGCTCATAAAGAATGTGGAGGAGCGTGTTTATAGCGACATTAGGCCGGTTGATGGCATTGTTGAAGTAGTGAAGTCGATAGAACTTCCAAAATCTGTGGTGTCAAATAGTGGCTTAAGCCAAATAAAGCATGCCGTTGAAAGTGTTGAATTATCAGAGCAATTTCTCTTTCAATTTTCATCGTCTCAGGTAAGTATGCCTAAGCCTAGCCCTGAGGTTTACCTTTATGCATCCAAAAAGCTGGAATTGAAGCCGCAGGACTGCTTAGTAATTGAAGACAGCATCAGCGGTTGTACTGCAGCATTAGAAGCCGGAATGACTGTGATTGGCTTCTGTGGTGGCAAACATATTACCCCTAAGCATAAAGTATTGCTCAAAGAATTAGGCGTTCATGATTTGGCTTTGAACTCAAAGGAACTGAATCAAAAAATCTCTAAAATGACAAAAAGCGAATCGGTCTAG
- a CDS encoding PAS domain S-box protein, with the protein MRKFKLNIGNKIFGGFLILIILFVLNAAVIFITGNGIDQVVKKSSEIIRPSKEAISDFKLLVTRSKMLSINWVYVQYNVDDKEALKVLHSQDYPALKDRIEDLQKSWEIDSQRYLMDTVKAEFEALLEIEKDIMSQLVTFENYEDPLVKLLAEDAIESQVIPMTASIIEKLDKVAQMQQEVTQESDEALTDATVRLRSITIILGAIIILIGLLSAYFMARSITNPINYIKDVVVKLGKGELVEDQGKKFNNDEIGEMAIAMDNLIQGLRSTTIFAENIGNGKYDSEFKPLSDHDVLGNALLEMRSNLARVAEEDKKRNWSTEGLAKFGDILRRNNDNIEKLCDDIIRNLVTYMGCNQGGIYIIDDSESGEPFMTLMACYAWDKKKYIDQKIHKGEGLSGQVWQEMDTIYLTEVPDNYIRITSGLGDANPKSVLIVPLKVNEEIYGVVEIASFKMFEDYEIEFVQKIAESIASTVSSVKINATTQKLLEESQEMTEQMRSQEEEMRQNMEELQATQEEMQRGQSEAESTMEAINSSVAIIEFDEHGTILNANQNFLDLTGYFKDEIQGESHRIFVNKDDKASDEYRQFWKDLAAGRSKTGEFSRLGKGGKVVWLAENYAPIKGRDGSINKVMLVAMDISKFKG; encoded by the coding sequence ATGCGAAAGTTTAAACTAAACATTGGAAACAAAATTTTTGGAGGTTTCCTAATCCTAATAATCTTATTTGTGCTTAATGCCGCTGTAATATTTATTACTGGTAATGGTATAGATCAGGTTGTAAAGAAGTCTTCAGAAATAATAAGACCAAGTAAAGAAGCAATTAGCGACTTTAAACTGCTTGTAACACGCTCAAAAATGCTAAGTATTAACTGGGTGTATGTGCAGTATAATGTTGATGATAAGGAAGCACTTAAGGTGTTGCACTCTCAGGATTATCCAGCTTTAAAAGATCGTATAGAAGATCTTCAAAAATCATGGGAAATCGACAGTCAAAGATATTTAATGGATACCGTCAAAGCGGAATTTGAAGCTCTTCTTGAAATTGAAAAGGACATTATGAGTCAGCTCGTAACCTTTGAGAATTACGAAGACCCGCTAGTGAAGTTATTAGCAGAAGATGCCATCGAAAGTCAGGTTATACCAATGACAGCATCAATTATTGAAAAGCTTGATAAAGTGGCTCAAATGCAGCAAGAAGTGACGCAAGAGTCTGACGAGGCTTTGACTGATGCTACAGTTCGGCTGAGGAGTATCACCATTATACTTGGAGCTATTATCATACTTATTGGCCTGCTTAGCGCCTACTTTATGGCTAGATCTATTACCAACCCAATCAATTATATTAAAGATGTGGTTGTTAAGCTTGGTAAAGGTGAGCTTGTGGAAGATCAGGGCAAGAAATTTAACAATGATGAAATTGGTGAAATGGCCATTGCCATGGATAATCTAATTCAAGGTCTAAGGTCTACCACCATATTTGCTGAGAACATAGGTAATGGAAAATACGATTCTGAATTTAAGCCATTGAGTGATCATGATGTGTTGGGTAATGCGCTTCTTGAAATGCGCAGTAACCTAGCAAGAGTAGCTGAAGAAGATAAAAAACGTAACTGGTCTACAGAAGGGTTGGCCAAATTTGGAGATATCCTACGTAGAAATAATGATAACATTGAAAAGCTTTGCGATGATATCATCAGAAACCTGGTAACCTACATGGGTTGTAACCAAGGAGGAATTTATATTATTGACGACTCAGAAAGTGGCGAACCATTTATGACATTAATGGCTTGCTATGCCTGGGATAAGAAAAAATACATTGATCAAAAGATACATAAGGGAGAAGGCCTTTCCGGTCAGGTATGGCAGGAAATGGATACAATCTATCTAACTGAAGTTCCTGACAACTACATTAGAATCACATCAGGGCTAGGGGACGCGAATCCTAAGAGTGTACTAATCGTGCCATTAAAAGTGAACGAAGAGATTTATGGTGTGGTTGAAATAGCTTCTTTTAAAATGTTTGAAGACTATGAAATTGAGTTTGTTCAAAAAATCGCAGAGAGTATAGCTTCTACAGTTTCTTCTGTTAAAATCAATGCTACTACTCAAAAGCTGTTAGAAGAGTCGCAAGAAATGACCGAGCAGATGAGATCTCAGGAAGAGGAGATGCGCCAGAATATGGAAGAGTTGCAAGCCACTCAGGAAGAGATGCAACGTGGACAATCTGAAGCAGAATCTACGATGGAAGCTATTAACAGTTCAGTGGCCATTATTGAGTTTGATGAGCATGGAACAATACTTAATGCCAATCAGAACTTCCTGGATTTAACGGGTTATTTCAAAGATGAGATTCAAGGCGAAAGTCATAGAATTTTTGTTAATAAAGACGATAAAGCAAGCGATGAGTACAGACAGTTCTGGAAAGATCTGGCTGCCGGAAGGTCTAAAACGGGCGAATTCAGTCGTTTAGGAAAAGGCGGTAAGGTTGTATGGCTGGCTGAGAATTACGCTCCTATAAAAGGCAGAGATGGCAGTATTAACAAAGTAATGCTGGTAGCTATGGATATCAGCAAGTTTAAAGGGTAA
- a CDS encoding YfiR family protein — MLKVGFSKWIITALLSLGAVVASAQSYQLHTVYIYSFIRYIQWPAPLNEGDFTIGVLGDSPIIEHLEKMAASKKAGARSIVIKKFNGTGDVSGTNILFISKSASEMLTEVKAKALSNNTLIISEKEGLGMEGSGINFVERNGKLAFELNKSSVDEAQLKVSSELSRLAIVI; from the coding sequence ATGTTAAAAGTTGGTTTCAGTAAATGGATAATCACTGCCTTACTAAGCTTAGGTGCAGTTGTCGCTAGCGCTCAAAGTTATCAGCTCCACACAGTTTATATCTACAGTTTTATACGTTATATCCAATGGCCTGCTCCGTTAAATGAAGGAGATTTTACTATTGGTGTCCTTGGTGATTCGCCAATCATTGAACACTTAGAAAAGATGGCCGCCAGCAAGAAAGCAGGCGCAAGATCAATTGTTATTAAGAAATTTAATGGAACCGGAGATGTTTCTGGCACCAATATTCTGTTTATATCAAAATCGGCTTCTGAAATGCTTACAGAAGTTAAGGCAAAGGCATTATCAAATAATACACTAATAATATCTGAGAAGGAAGGGTTAGGCATGGAAGGCAGCGGAATTAATTTTGTGGAGAGAAATGGTAAATTAGCATTTGAACTAAATAAATCATCGGTTGATGAAGCACAATTGAAGGTTTCATCAGAATTATCCAGACTGGCAATTGTAATTTAA
- the msrB gene encoding peptide-methionine (R)-S-oxide reductase MsrB, with protein MVKKSSTDKIEKTDEEWKKELTDEEYYVLREKGTERAFTGDLWDNHEEGTYYCAACQTKLFSSKTKFESGTGWPSFYEPINEENVEIVKDTSFGMVREEVVCARCGGHLGHVFNDGPEPTGLRYCINSVSLDFEKDDK; from the coding sequence ATGGTAAAGAAAAGTTCCACTGACAAAATTGAAAAAACAGATGAAGAGTGGAAAAAAGAACTCACCGATGAAGAATATTATGTGCTTCGGGAAAAAGGAACTGAAAGAGCATTTACGGGAGATTTGTGGGATAATCATGAAGAAGGAACATATTACTGCGCAGCTTGCCAGACAAAGCTGTTTAGCTCTAAAACAAAGTTTGAGTCAGGCACAGGCTGGCCAAGTTTTTATGAGCCTATCAATGAGGAAAATGTTGAAATAGTGAAAGACACTTCGTTTGGAATGGTTCGAGAAGAAGTGGTATGTGCACGATGTGGTGGGCATTTAGGCCACGTGTTTAATGATGGGCCTGAGCCAACCGGTTTAAGATATTGCATTAATTCAGTAAGCCTGGATTTTGAAAAAGACGATAAATAA